A DNA window from Abyssibacter profundi contains the following coding sequences:
- a CDS encoding sensor histidine kinase, with translation MMQSLRWRLGGAVAVAVGVVLLLAGFWLAGQLRAAMEQAARTRLQATAEHLSAFLPFESPEQWSQGEYAQPYSGHYWVLVAWPAGQVPAQYARSASLTDFPLLDGAVKAFEHGGQPQLWRQQGPLDQDLISVLVPLPVGPEPGRFMMLIAAPAEPLDTQTRHVIGALWRGGVIIWLLSIVTAGLAIAAAARPIHLLQRQLEDLDQARRQRLDAAVPLEFQGLVRGFNSVLDQHARTVARHRDAVARLAHELKTPLAALQQDAEAADTVPARTVLARVRRMLPPIEQEVAKARIHGPTPGLEPVLLAEQIRRAVQVCCVDHAITPADIELRVPDRLRVPIEARDLYAVVWNLIDNALRHGGLPVRVQAEAAGFEVHDAGTASQPASSSGLGLGLVETVLETYGWHYEIRSSELGGRCVRVSPRSQNAPTA, from the coding sequence ATGATGCAGTCGCTACGATGGCGGCTGGGTGGCGCCGTGGCGGTGGCCGTGGGCGTGGTGCTGTTACTCGCCGGGTTCTGGCTGGCCGGGCAGCTGCGCGCTGCCATGGAACAGGCCGCCAGGACCCGGTTGCAAGCCACAGCAGAGCACCTGTCTGCGTTCCTGCCTTTTGAGTCTCCAGAGCAGTGGTCACAGGGCGAGTATGCCCAGCCTTACTCCGGTCATTACTGGGTGTTGGTTGCCTGGCCGGCCGGGCAGGTGCCTGCGCAGTACGCGCGCTCTGCATCCTTGACCGACTTCCCGCTGCTGGATGGCGCTGTTAAGGCATTTGAGCACGGCGGACAACCGCAGTTGTGGCGTCAGCAGGGCCCGCTGGATCAGGACCTGATCTCCGTCCTGGTACCGCTGCCTGTCGGGCCGGAGCCGGGTCGATTCATGATGTTGATTGCCGCACCCGCTGAGCCGCTGGATACGCAAACCCGCCATGTCATCGGGGCGCTCTGGCGCGGCGGCGTCATCATCTGGTTGCTCAGTATCGTGACGGCCGGGCTGGCGATTGCCGCCGCGGCCCGGCCCATCCATTTGCTGCAGCGGCAATTGGAGGATCTGGATCAGGCGCGCCGGCAACGGCTGGATGCGGCGGTGCCTCTGGAATTTCAGGGTCTCGTACGAGGCTTTAACAGCGTGCTGGATCAGCATGCTCGAACGGTGGCGCGGCACCGCGATGCGGTCGCCCGGTTGGCTCACGAACTCAAGACTCCGCTGGCCGCACTGCAGCAGGATGCCGAGGCCGCCGACACCGTGCCTGCCCGCACCGTACTAGCCCGTGTGCGTCGCATGCTGCCGCCCATAGAGCAGGAGGTGGCCAAGGCGCGCATCCATGGCCCGACCCCCGGGCTGGAGCCTGTGTTGCTGGCTGAGCAGATCCGGCGAGCGGTACAGGTGTGCTGCGTGGATCACGCCATCACGCCGGCAGACATCGAGCTGCGCGTACCCGACAGGTTACGCGTGCCGATCGAGGCGAGGGACCTGTACGCGGTGGTCTGGAACCTGATTGACAACGCCTTGCGCCACGGCGGGTTGCCTGTGCGCGTGCAAGCGGAGGCCGCGGGTTTCGAGGTGCATGATGCGGGCACCGCAAGCCAGCCGGCGTCCTCCAGCGGCCTGGGCCTTGGACTGGTCGAGACCGTGCTGGAGACCTATGGCTGGCACTATGAGATCCGCAGTAGCGAGCTGGGCGGACGCTGTGTCCGGGTGAGTCCCCGGAGCCAGAATGCCCCGACCGCCTGA
- a CDS encoding response regulator transcription factor — MRVLVVDDDPALRSGLCEQLQAAGLDAESAARADEADTWVRTTRFAAVVLDLGLPDGDGLDLIRQWRHRGIDTPVLVLSARGTPDERADGLEAGANDYLGKPFHGRELLARLRRLMQGNASLREPLRLGPDGSVRFDLVDESVEREGEQLALSPTLRRVLGVLVAARGRAVSKAHLMDQVRDLEAVASDNAVEQWIRRLRQRLGAALIVTVPGQGYAVTLFRRSP, encoded by the coding sequence ATGCGCGTTCTGGTCGTTGACGATGATCCGGCCTTGCGGTCCGGGTTATGCGAACAGCTGCAGGCGGCGGGGCTGGATGCGGAATCGGCGGCACGGGCCGACGAGGCGGACACCTGGGTGCGTACGACCCGGTTTGCCGCTGTGGTACTGGATCTCGGGTTACCGGATGGCGATGGGCTGGATCTGATTCGCCAGTGGCGCCACCGGGGGATCGACACGCCCGTGCTCGTGCTGTCGGCTCGTGGAACACCCGATGAGCGGGCGGACGGACTGGAAGCCGGAGCAAATGACTATCTCGGCAAGCCATTTCATGGCCGTGAACTGCTGGCGCGTCTGCGACGACTGATGCAGGGCAACGCATCGCTGCGCGAACCCTTACGCCTGGGCCCTGATGGCTCGGTGCGATTCGACCTGGTTGACGAGTCGGTCGAGCGCGAAGGTGAGCAACTGGCCTTGTCGCCGACCCTGCGCAGGGTGCTCGGTGTGCTGGTTGCCGCGCGGGGGCGCGCCGTGAGCAAGGCCCATTTGATGGACCAGGTCCGTGATCTGGAAGCGGTGGCGTCGGACAACGCCGTGGAGCAATGGATTCGTCGTCTGCGTCAGCGACTGGGAGCGGCGCTGATTGTGACGGTGCCCGGCCAGGGTTACGCGGTGACGCTGTTCCGTCGGTCGCCATGA
- a CDS encoding helix-turn-helix transcriptional regulator yields the protein MVDGHQWIASMYARVADTPPGRLASGLADALNQRWGVRALQWVCLEPNAQADRRQILVDQLPAELPAEGVIKRVVEAPADRDLHEFCLLQEAAGAARADELDAALLHAANAWSICNRYARRGVGAPSSVVEAAPDTGRATVDGEGRILWANPRFTALITDRLDAGHALESLPFQLRWSPRVAAGGIIWRGLHFQVRRNHDDFDLTVREARQDMPAITEREWAVVRELCAGKTYRQIGETLHMAPTTASSHTYKLMDKLGLRRKHELIQWCQRQAVRVR from the coding sequence ATGGTCGACGGGCATCAGTGGATTGCCTCGATGTACGCCAGGGTGGCGGATACGCCGCCGGGGCGTTTGGCAAGCGGGCTGGCCGATGCGCTGAATCAGCGCTGGGGCGTTCGTGCCTTGCAGTGGGTTTGTCTGGAACCGAATGCGCAAGCAGACCGCCGCCAGATTCTGGTGGATCAGCTGCCGGCCGAACTACCGGCTGAAGGCGTGATCAAGCGGGTGGTCGAGGCCCCGGCAGATCGTGATCTGCACGAGTTCTGTTTGCTCCAGGAAGCAGCAGGCGCTGCCCGGGCGGATGAGTTGGACGCCGCCTTGCTGCACGCCGCCAATGCCTGGTCGATCTGCAATCGCTATGCGCGTCGAGGCGTCGGGGCACCGTCGTCCGTTGTGGAGGCGGCGCCAGACACCGGTCGGGCTACGGTGGATGGCGAGGGCCGTATCCTGTGGGCGAACCCGCGTTTCACAGCCCTGATCACGGACCGGCTGGATGCGGGGCACGCGCTGGAGTCGCTGCCGTTTCAGCTCCGCTGGTCCCCCCGGGTGGCCGCCGGCGGCATCATCTGGCGTGGGCTGCATTTCCAGGTGCGGCGGAACCACGACGACTTTGATTTGACCGTGCGAGAGGCCCGTCAGGATATGCCGGCGATCACCGAACGCGAGTGGGCGGTGGTTCGTGAGCTGTGCGCCGGAAAGACCTACCGCCAGATCGGCGAGACGCTGCATATGGCGCCGACAACGGCGTCCTCTCACACCTATAAATTAATGGACAAGCTCGGTCTGCGGCGTAAGCACGAGCTAATCCAGTGGTGCCAACGTCAGGCGGTCCGCGTGCGCTAA
- a CDS encoding S8 family peptidase, translating into MSLSQERADRTVEGAQVEPAAQYIVQASSAEVAQALILRVGGELISELAAIRAVSARLTDGQLKGVRRHEGVRVYADQPVKVSGRTPETFFGEWVGADVLHASGIDGRGVGVAVIDTGLWQKVAKEIDVSEGVSTEGLYTGGEPISFDGEQVADDSGHGTHVTSVIAGRELSPSGAYEGVAPGADVYVVKAFDSNGEASYIDVLEGIQWVLDQRERLNIRVLNLSFSAEALSAYWDDPLNQAVMRAWQDGLVVVTSAGNTGPEPFSVGVPGNVPYVVTVGSVDDNYTPEDHTDDFVSSFSASGPTYEGFVKPEMVAPGGHITAHMNPNGELAKNYSEYMDRQGLYFTMSGTSQSAAVVSGVAALLLQAEPGLTPDEVKCRLINASKPVVTETGELLYSFFQQGAGVIYAPHAVYSAMSGCANRGLNIARDLAGEEHYLGPAAQDEDGEFFLRDPQTGEAVDQDGSRWDGLYSLVGGYTWGGAGSGGTTADGYTWGGAGSGGTTADGYTWGGAGSGGTTADGYTWGGAGSGGTTADGYTWGGAGSGGTTADGYTWGGAGSGGTTADGYTWGGAGSGGTTVDGYTWGGAGSGGTTLDSLLPELDTIDLQVNRWVYPDPPQVNGKGGKPE; encoded by the coding sequence ATGTCCCTCTCGCAAGAGCGGGCGGACCGTACCGTGGAGGGGGCGCAGGTGGAGCCCGCTGCTCAGTACATCGTGCAGGCGAGTAGTGCAGAGGTTGCCCAGGCACTGATTTTGCGGGTGGGCGGCGAGCTCATAAGCGAATTGGCCGCGATTCGTGCAGTGAGTGCGCGACTCACGGACGGGCAGTTAAAAGGTGTACGCCGGCACGAGGGTGTCCGGGTTTACGCCGATCAGCCGGTTAAGGTCAGCGGCCGGACGCCCGAGACATTTTTTGGTGAGTGGGTGGGTGCCGATGTGCTCCACGCCAGTGGCATCGACGGTCGTGGTGTCGGCGTTGCGGTCATTGATACCGGCTTATGGCAGAAGGTGGCCAAAGAAATCGACGTCTCCGAGGGCGTGAGCACTGAGGGTCTGTACACCGGCGGAGAACCGATCAGCTTTGACGGAGAGCAGGTGGCCGATGACAGCGGTCACGGTACCCATGTGACATCCGTGATCGCCGGCCGGGAGCTTAGCCCGTCTGGCGCTTACGAAGGTGTGGCGCCCGGTGCGGACGTGTATGTCGTCAAGGCATTCGATAGCAACGGCGAAGCGTCGTACATCGATGTGCTGGAGGGCATTCAATGGGTGCTGGACCAGCGCGAACGCCTGAACATTCGCGTTCTGAATCTTTCATTCAGCGCCGAAGCACTGTCGGCGTACTGGGATGACCCGCTGAACCAGGCCGTGATGCGGGCCTGGCAGGACGGATTGGTGGTCGTCACTTCGGCTGGCAACACCGGGCCGGAGCCGTTTTCGGTGGGCGTCCCTGGGAACGTCCCCTACGTGGTGACGGTGGGGTCGGTAGACGACAACTACACGCCGGAAGACCACACGGACGACTTCGTCTCGTCGTTTTCTGCGAGCGGTCCCACCTACGAGGGATTCGTCAAGCCGGAGATGGTCGCACCGGGCGGGCATATCACCGCCCATATGAATCCGAATGGTGAGCTGGCGAAGAACTATTCCGAGTATATGGACCGCCAGGGTCTGTATTTCACCATGTCGGGCACGTCGCAGTCGGCCGCTGTGGTCTCGGGTGTGGCCGCTTTGCTGCTTCAAGCCGAACCCGGACTGACTCCGGATGAAGTGAAGTGCCGACTGATTAACGCATCCAAGCCGGTCGTCACAGAGACTGGCGAACTGCTTTATTCCTTCTTCCAGCAGGGCGCCGGGGTGATCTACGCGCCGCATGCGGTCTACAGCGCGATGTCTGGTTGCGCGAACAGAGGTCTGAATATCGCCCGAGACCTGGCGGGTGAAGAGCACTATCTGGGGCCGGCCGCCCAGGACGAGGACGGCGAATTCTTCCTGCGTGACCCCCAGACCGGTGAGGCTGTCGACCAGGATGGGTCGCGCTGGGACGGCCTGTACTCGTTGGTGGGTGGGTACACCTGGGGTGGAGCCGGTAGTGGCGGTACCACGGCGGATGGTTACACCTGGGGCGGCGCCGGCAGCGGTGGCACGACGGCGGATGGCTATACCTGGGGTGGCGCTGGCAGCGGTGGCACGACGGCGGATGGCTACACCTGGGGTGGAGCCGGCAGCGGTGGCACAACGGCAGATGGCTACACCTGGGGTGGCGCTGGCAGCGGTGGCACAACGGCAGATGGCTACACCTGGGGTGGCGCCGGCAGTGGCGGCACCACGGCGGATGGTTACACCTGGGGCGGCGCCGGCAGCGGCGGTACCACGGTCGATGGCTATACCTGGGGCGGTGCCGGCAGTGGCGGCACGACGCTGGACAGCCTGCTGCCCGAGTTGGACACCATCGACTTGCAGGTGAACCGGTGGGTTTACCCGGACCCTCCGCAGGTGAATGGCAAAGGGGGAAAGCCCGAGTAG
- a CDS encoding EAL domain-containing protein, with amino-acid sequence MARPTRLGRLHRLGCALLAACAGLASPLAYGAPVNPLAFDRVSLSDGLSQSTVLDMHQDGFGFVWLATENGLNRYDGRTIKTYYRTPGDEGGLGSDYIWAIEEDADGNLWLGTDDAGLIRWNRQRDVFEPITLRGLNGKVLTGTRVSDLLVTGEDEVWIATRTAGVLVISTQGETLAQYLHDQPSPLGERLRRVSSLLRSRDGSVWIGTEQGVHQISADRSTLNSYVLSPQSRPEQAPIDNNISTLMQDLQGRIWVATFESGISRLDPNTGRFTHLTSADSSQPQLAGNRVRAMMQDADSRIWLGTDNGVTLLRNDGTAQQIRHEPANPFSLPNDLVMSLMQDASGLIWIGTRGGGVGVWNPRSWSMGPRTPEELSGVHVNSFLEWENGSTWIGTIGAGLLELTASGEIGPALPPGQRAQLQDSVMSLQRDASGTVWIGTLSAGLLRYDPSHKTLTALPVAPKRKPSEPWQRDAIGAPGIMSLAEGPAGTLWAGTFNGGVARIDSQTLAIERLGFEGELAGMEHVRATALAVAQDSELWIGTEANGLTALDLVTGQVTRYRARPDVAHQLPSDSIYSLHVDTQGDVWVGTAARGLARLSRRSIEDAAPRFDLITTADGLSSNVIFGIEPDSDGHLWLSSSNGLMRYHPATRDVRIFHQGHGTFSDEFNFGAHHRAEDGTLYFGGPGGFNKIDPAALQMNRRPPSVLLTDILLFGESLPNDRPAYLTRAIELDHDQDVLAFEFAATDYTAPERNIYSVKLEGFDREWSTPSTRNRATYTNLDPGRYTLKIRAANSDRVWASAPYELAIEIRHPPWATWWAWLAYVAMAGSLLWLFLRLRFRAQERDARLNQLAYYDRITGLPNRDLFEQRGAEALRRIEGSTDHLVVLCIRFAIPKQIGQSLPHDMANDMWSSLAAQLVRAIHSHEHAVGRGDVARLDADQFVIFMRIAPEQDDLAALTERLKAGWSEGLVVGEHRVSVAAAIGVARAPEHARDIGTLVHYAVTAATAHSSPQPGQVAIYDDEMTSRLESRLLLETRLRQAITQDELELYLQPKFTRARQIVGAEALLRWNSRELGWIPPSTFVPLAEESDLIQDLDAWVIHKTCALLKAWDSPKLLTLRIAINLSAANLNQAHTVRALVQATASAGIDPARIEVELTESALLSDVEQTRDTLRELKEAGFSIALDDFGTGYSSLTHLKSFAIDTVKIDREFVQGVDQAGQEQSICSAIVALARSLGLTTVAEGVETEAQFQTLVGLGCDDIQGYLLAKPMPTGEFRQLVENTAVHEAG; translated from the coding sequence ATGGCTCGACCCACACGACTTGGCCGACTTCACCGACTGGGCTGCGCACTGCTGGCCGCATGTGCCGGTCTGGCATCTCCACTCGCCTATGGGGCGCCGGTCAACCCACTGGCATTTGATCGGGTTAGCCTGTCAGATGGCCTGAGCCAAAGCACCGTGCTGGACATGCATCAGGACGGTTTCGGGTTTGTCTGGCTGGCCACGGAGAATGGTTTAAACCGCTACGACGGGCGAACCATCAAGACGTACTACCGCACACCCGGCGACGAAGGCGGCCTCGGCAGCGACTACATCTGGGCCATTGAAGAAGACGCAGACGGGAACCTCTGGCTCGGCACCGACGACGCAGGCCTTATCCGATGGAACCGCCAGCGCGATGTGTTCGAGCCCATCACACTGCGCGGACTCAACGGGAAGGTGCTGACCGGAACGCGGGTCAGTGACCTACTCGTGACCGGAGAGGACGAAGTCTGGATTGCGACCCGAACGGCCGGTGTTCTCGTCATCAGCACGCAGGGAGAAACCCTTGCCCAGTACCTGCATGACCAGCCCTCACCGCTCGGCGAGCGGCTGCGGCGAGTTTCCTCGTTATTGCGATCACGCGACGGGTCCGTCTGGATTGGCACTGAGCAGGGTGTCCATCAGATCAGCGCCGACCGCTCGACACTCAACAGCTATGTCCTGAGCCCGCAATCAAGGCCGGAACAGGCGCCTATCGACAACAATATTTCCACCCTGATGCAAGACCTGCAGGGCCGGATCTGGGTCGCGACTTTCGAATCTGGCATCTCGCGGCTGGACCCCAACACAGGCCGTTTCACACACCTGACGAGCGCCGACTCAAGCCAACCCCAGCTGGCAGGCAACCGCGTGCGGGCGATGATGCAGGACGCCGATTCGCGTATCTGGCTGGGCACCGACAACGGCGTGACGCTGCTTCGCAACGATGGCACCGCACAACAGATTCGCCACGAGCCGGCCAATCCGTTCAGCCTGCCAAATGATCTGGTCATGAGCCTGATGCAGGATGCCTCGGGTCTGATCTGGATCGGTACCCGCGGAGGCGGGGTCGGCGTCTGGAATCCGCGAAGCTGGTCCATGGGACCACGCACGCCTGAAGAACTGTCAGGCGTGCATGTCAACAGCTTCCTTGAATGGGAGAACGGCTCTACCTGGATTGGCACCATCGGCGCCGGCCTGCTGGAACTCACGGCATCGGGCGAGATCGGTCCGGCCCTGCCGCCTGGGCAACGCGCGCAGTTGCAGGACAGCGTCATGTCGCTGCAGCGGGATGCCAGCGGCACCGTCTGGATTGGCACGCTGTCGGCCGGGCTGCTGCGCTACGACCCGTCCCACAAGACATTAACCGCGCTCCCTGTCGCACCCAAACGCAAACCATCGGAGCCTTGGCAGCGTGATGCCATCGGCGCCCCCGGCATCATGTCACTCGCCGAGGGGCCTGCGGGCACATTGTGGGCGGGCACGTTCAACGGCGGTGTCGCCCGCATCGATAGTCAAACACTGGCGATCGAACGCCTCGGCTTTGAAGGTGAACTCGCCGGCATGGAACACGTGCGGGCCACGGCTTTGGCCGTTGCGCAAGACAGCGAACTTTGGATTGGCACCGAGGCCAACGGACTCACAGCACTGGACCTCGTCACCGGCCAGGTCACCCGATATCGGGCGCGGCCCGATGTGGCGCATCAACTGCCCTCCGATTCAATCTACAGCCTGCACGTCGACACGCAGGGGGACGTCTGGGTGGGAACAGCCGCGCGCGGGCTTGCCCGACTGTCACGGCGTTCCATTGAGGATGCAGCGCCCCGCTTCGATCTCATCACCACCGCTGACGGCCTGTCCAGCAATGTGATCTTTGGGATTGAACCCGACAGCGACGGGCATCTGTGGCTGAGCAGCAGTAATGGGCTCATGCGCTATCACCCGGCGACCCGAGATGTGCGGATCTTTCACCAGGGTCACGGCACGTTCAGCGATGAGTTCAACTTCGGTGCACACCACCGTGCTGAAGACGGCACGCTCTACTTCGGTGGGCCCGGCGGATTCAACAAGATTGACCCCGCCGCCCTGCAGATGAATCGACGCCCGCCCTCTGTGCTGCTGACCGATATTTTGCTTTTCGGCGAGTCCCTGCCCAATGACCGCCCGGCTTACCTCACCCGCGCCATCGAACTCGATCACGACCAGGACGTCCTCGCCTTCGAGTTCGCCGCGACTGATTACACCGCCCCGGAGCGCAATATTTACTCGGTCAAACTGGAGGGTTTCGATCGGGAGTGGAGTACGCCCAGCACCCGCAACCGGGCGACGTACACCAACCTGGACCCCGGGCGTTACACACTGAAAATTCGCGCGGCCAATAGCGACCGGGTCTGGGCGTCAGCACCCTATGAACTCGCCATTGAGATCCGGCACCCACCCTGGGCCACGTGGTGGGCGTGGCTGGCGTATGTGGCCATGGCCGGTTCGTTGCTTTGGCTGTTTCTGCGCCTGCGCTTTCGGGCTCAGGAGCGCGATGCCCGCCTCAACCAACTCGCCTATTACGACCGTATTACGGGCCTGCCCAACCGGGATTTGTTCGAGCAGCGCGGGGCCGAGGCATTGCGGCGAATCGAGGGAAGCACCGATCACCTGGTGGTCCTGTGCATCCGGTTCGCGATTCCCAAGCAAATCGGCCAGTCCCTGCCACACGACATGGCGAACGATATGTGGAGCAGCCTGGCCGCTCAGTTGGTCCGGGCCATCCACAGTCATGAGCACGCCGTTGGCCGTGGAGATGTCGCCCGCCTGGACGCCGACCAATTCGTCATCTTCATGCGAATCGCACCTGAGCAGGATGATCTCGCTGCATTGACGGAACGCCTCAAGGCGGGCTGGTCCGAAGGACTGGTGGTGGGCGAACATCGTGTTTCGGTTGCCGCAGCCATCGGTGTGGCACGTGCGCCGGAACACGCCCGGGACATCGGCACGCTGGTGCACTACGCGGTGACGGCCGCCACTGCACACTCCAGCCCGCAGCCCGGGCAGGTGGCGATTTACGACGACGAGATGACCTCGCGCCTGGAATCCCGCCTGCTGCTGGAGACGCGACTGCGCCAGGCCATCACCCAGGATGAACTCGAACTGTATTTACAGCCGAAATTCACGCGGGCGCGTCAAATCGTCGGCGCCGAAGCCCTGCTGCGATGGAATAGCCGTGAACTCGGGTGGATTCCGCCGTCCACGTTTGTACCGCTGGCCGAGGAGTCCGACCTGATCCAGGACCTGGACGCCTGGGTCATCCATAAGACCTGCGCGCTGCTCAAAGCCTGGGACAGCCCGAAACTCCTGACCCTGCGCATTGCAATCAACCTGTCTGCGGCCAACCTCAATCAGGCGCATACCGTCCGGGCGCTGGTGCAGGCCACGGCTTCGGCAGGCATCGACCCAGCGCGCATTGAAGTGGAGCTGACCGAATCGGCGCTGCTATCGGATGTGGAGCAGA